The window ctgaaccgaggaggaggattaagacaccgtttTTCTTTGTCCCCAAAATCCTCAACCCCCGGCCACAGCTCAACATAACAGCTCACTCAAGGGtgggggaggaagggggggacaATGCCCATACACCTTATAGATGCTAGCGATTCTTCGCTTTTGCTCCTAATGACGTGTGAATGTCGGGACTTCTGCTTCTTATTTGAATGTGAATTCCAATGGAGCAAATATCCTCTGTCCGACGTGGAGATTTATTTTCCTATCATCTGTAGCAGGCGATGTGTGAAAAGATTCAGCAGAGACGGATGAGGCTACAAACAAGTGGACTTCTAGGAACTATAgataaaggtttaaaaaaaccaaaaagtacATAAGTTTAGAAAAATCAAAAGAACTTGAGGTTTCTGCGGTAATTGCAGAGTCATGTTTCTAAACAAACCCTCTGAAGTATCCTGATAGAACGCTGAGTCACCAACACACTTTTGGAGCACGATTATTCTTTtaagaacattttcttttaggAATAATCACAAAATCTGCCCTACAGCTTGATATACACAATACTTTTAAATTCAGACCAGGTTTTCTCAAACTGGGACAAGTTTTAAATGCTTTAAGAgtctctctttcatttcattgtgcctcttttttattttattcatgtgcaTCTTAGGATTtagaaaattaaatataaagtCTAACTTGACCTTAGACTCACATTTATGCCAAACATCCAAAatgttccacttcctgtcctgaaaaccactgaacacacacacacacacacacacacacacacatgcacgcttcATTATGTGTCACCCTTGTTTCTGGTAAGTGTGTATGCGTCTATGCATAATGGTCCACTTACAACCAGAGTATAACCTACCCACCCTACAGATATGAATCACGGTGGCGACGATACTGTACGCAGCCTCgtgttcacttcctgtctgctgacaGAAGAACCTATGATTGATtgggggtgtgggtgtgtgttcgtccctctttctttccatctctgCAAACTCCCACCTCTCCCTCGCCTGTGATTTGGaggaccaaaaaaataaataaaatacaaatcagaaaGGGTCAGTTTaactgttttatttaaaatataataataggAAATAAATGATTCAGTGAGTTTCCTcaacatatacagtacatttcCAGAGCCTGATATCCTTTACAATACTTCATCTGTGTAGCTGTGATGTAAACAGTCAATGAAATTAGAGTATTAAACatctgctataaaaaaaattaatcctACAGGTACTGGCGGTTTGGCTCTAACAGTCtttccatttacttttaaatatttccgGGTTGCTGGTGGCGACAACAGGAGCGACAACAGATCCTGACATTTTCAATACAAAGTCGATGCCGCAGGTTTTGTTCTCTCTGTAATCATTCCATCGTGTCTGTCGTCTCTTAATGCAGCGTGGACCAACGCTTCCCGCTTCCTTAAGCCCAAACGTCGCTCCGTCCTTGTGCAAGGTGGCGTTGAGTCTCTGGAGGTAACGTGTGTGATGAAATGTCCTGCGTGAACCGGCTCCGTTGCCCGGCAGCGGTGAGGACATGTCTTGTGAATCGTTCTGCAgcttctctgcagcagagctgCTTCAGTCAGTAACCGCAGTGACACGGTCTTAACGTCCAACGCATCACGACCAGAATTTATGAAGCACTCCTCTTTACGAGTTGGTAAAATCTGCCTTCTGGAGTTCAAGGATAATTCTATCAAAGTGCTACAAAGCAATCCCGTCATAGTCTGTAAGGGAATTCCGACAGGAAGTCTTGGGCGACGTGGGTAAGAGGCAGCTGCGGTATCTGGCTGCCTCCGCCGCACAGCTCCATAACGCGCTTCCTGCATCGTTCCTGTAGCGTCGGCTGCCATTTCCTGTAAGGAATGCTCAGGTTTCTCTTCGGAGAGTTGACGTAATACTCCAACAGGGCGAAGAGCGTCGGGAAAGAGCGCTCGTTGCCCGACAGGGAGAACTTCCGCTGTTTGTAGCTAATGCGTACGCTGACCGGGCCGCCCGTGGCGTGGTAGGACAGCGTGAAGAAGACGTCTTTCTGACGGCTGTCTCGGATGAGGAAGCTTCCCAGAGGGGCGTCCCGCAGCATGCGATGGGCGTCCTCCACTCCCAGCGGGCCCCAGTAGAAGCTGCTGTGCTCGAGCTTGGACGCCGtgtctgtgatgatgtcacaatcCTCCTGGGAGGAGAAGGTGGGGAAGTGGGTCAGGTAAACCGGAGCGATGGACGGCGATCTCGGCGTCGGACTTGGAATGGCCCGCTGCTGACACCGCTCTGACTCCGAGGGGGGAGGGCCGAGCACATGTCTGGCCAACGGCGATGACaggaaggatgatgatgatgatgatgatgatgatgatgatgatgatgacagtgaggacgatgaggatgaagagagggaggagtttgAAGACAGGGACAATGATGATAACGACAATGAGCTTGCCAAGCAGGTCGTGTCACGGCCTTCTACGGTGCTGTGGGCTACCATCCTACGGGGGAGAGCGGCCCCAGAGCCTCGCCCATCGCTAACCACGGCGCTGACATCCTGCGAGAGAAAGGACACACGTTCACGCACTCATAGGGACGCAAGCTCGGCAGATTACAGTCAGTTAAAACGCCACACgataaaaataaacaaggcCAAGACAgaactaatgtgtgtgtgagcgggagagggagagagagagagagagagcacaatgCTGAGTGTAGATTAGAAAGTAATTCTCATATC of the Brachionichthys hirsutus isolate HB-005 unplaced genomic scaffold, CSIRO-AGI_Bhir_v1 contig_852, whole genome shotgun sequence genome contains:
- the LOC137915932 gene encoding suppressor of cytokine signaling 1-like, whose translation is MVAHSTVEGRDTTCLASSLSLSSLSLSSNSSLSSSSSSSLSSSSSSSSSSSSSSFLSSPLARHVLGPPPSESERCQQRAIPSPTPRSPSIAPVYLTHFPTFSSQEDCDIITDTASKLEHSSFYWGPLGVEDAHRMLRDAPLGSFLIRDSRQKDVFFTLSYHATGGPVSVRISYKQRKFSLSGNERSFPTLFALLEYYVNSPKRNLSIPYRKWQPTLQERCRKRVMELCGGGSQIPQLPLTHVAQDFLSEFPYRL